Part of the Desulfatiglans anilini DSM 4660 genome is shown below.
CTTTGTGGGTTTTTCCCATCTTGATCCCGGCCGATGTGGTCAGGAGGGGGAAGGTCAGGCCGAACACGGTTTCCCCTTCGAGGCGGCGGATGAGGTCCTCACCGGCAAGGATGTTGCCCCATTGGTCGTTTCCCCCCATCTGGAGACGGCAATCATAGTATTTGAAAAGATGCCAGAAATCATAGGCTTGAAGGAGCATGTAGTTGAATTCGATGAAGCTGAGTCCGGTTTCGAGCCGCATGCGATAGCTTTCGGCGGCCAGCATGCGGTTGACCGAGAAATGCTTTCCGATATCCCTCAGGAAGTTGATATACCGCAATTCCGTCAGCCAGTCGGCGTTGTTCAGCAGCAGTGCACGGTTGTTCGAAAAATCGATGAATCGGGACAACTGCGCCCTGAGTCCTTCGGCGTTTTCGTCGATCTGCTCACGGCTCATAATGGGCCGCATTTCGGTTTTGCCGCTCGGGTCACCGACCATGCCCGTTCCGCCGCCGACCAGGGCAATGGGGCGGTGGCCGGACTGCTGCATGTGGACGAGGGACATGATGGGCAAGAGACTCCCGACATGCAGACTCTTTGCGGTTGGATCGAAGCCGATATAGCAGACAGCCGGCCGGTCGAGAAGATCCCGCACGCCGTGCACATCGGTCACCTGTTCAACAAAACCTCTTGATTGCAAGGTATCCAGAACGTTTTCCAATTTATCTCTCCTGATGCCTCCTTTCGTAGCCCGCGGGAAGATTCAACCGGATGAC
Proteins encoded:
- the tyrS gene encoding tyrosine--tRNA ligase, which produces MENVLDTLQSRGFVEQVTDVHGVRDLLDRPAVCYIGFDPTAKSLHVGSLLPIMSLVHMQQSGHRPIALVGGGTGMVGDPSGKTEMRPIMSREQIDENAEGLRAQLSRFIDFSNNRALLLNNADWLTELRYINFLRDIGKHFSVNRMLAAESYRMRLETGLSFIEFNYMLLQAYDFWHLFKYYDCRLQMGGNDQWGNILAGEDLIRRLEGETVFGLTFPLLTTSAGIKMGKTHKGAVWLDPDLTSPYYYYQYWINQDDADIPRFLALFTLLPMDEVHRLSQLKGAEINAAKEILAYEATRICHGKQEADRAREAAKSLFGEEETALADSAPQFSVTMKELEQGIPAFILFELCGLCKTRGDARRLIGQGGAYLNGERLDIFDRIVNTADLKENSLLLRAGKKRYMHVVVA